Proteins encoded in a region of the Polyodon spathula isolate WHYD16114869_AA chromosome 9, ASM1765450v1, whole genome shotgun sequence genome:
- the LOC121321261 gene encoding progesterone receptor-like, producing the protein YGYIVSCCLSIFFLPLGRKFKKFGSLKVVGGVQSLLLHSPQTLPIENQALIPVSCVPSVQELHYTTQILSILEAIEPEVVYAGYDSSQPEAPNVLLTSLNNLCEKQLLAIVKWSKLLPGFRLLHISDQMTLIQYSWMSMMVFAMGWRSYQNFTSQILYFAPDLVFNEERMKQSPIYDLCLAMQHIPQGFQNLQVTREEFLCMKALLLLNTIPLEGLKSQDQFDEMRQHYIRELTKAIQLKEKGIIESSQRFYHLTKLMDSMHEIVKKLHLFCLNTFVQSQSLSVGFPEMMSEVIAAQLPKILAGMVKHLLFHKK; encoded by the exons tACGGGTACATCGTTTCCTGCTGTCTATCTATATTTTTTCTTCCCCTAGGTCGGAAGTTTAAGAAGTTTGGAAGCCTGAAGGTTGTTGGTGGAGTCCAGTCACTTCTTCTACACTCTCCACAGACATTACCGATTGAGAACCAGGCTCTGATACCAGTGTCCTGTGTGCCTTCAGTGCAAGAGCTCCACTACACTACACAGATACTCAGCATTTTGGAGGCTATTGAGCCTGAAGTGGTATACGCAGGCTATGACAGCTCACAACCAGAGGCCCCCAACGTCCTGCTGACCAGCTTGAACAACCTCTGTGAGAAACAGCTGCTAGCCATCGTCAAGTGGTCCAAATTACTCCCAG GATTCCGCCTGTTACACATCAGTGACCAGATGACTCTGATTCAGTACTCCTGGATGAGCATGATGGTGTTTGCAATGGGATGGCGATCATACCAAAATTTCACCAGCCAGATACTATACTTCGCACCAGATCTTGTCTTTAACGA agagagaatgaaacagTCTCCGATCTATGACTTGTGTTTGGCAATGCAACACATCCCACAAGGATTTCAAAATCTACAAGTGACAAGGGAGGAGTTTCTTTGCATGAAAGCCTTACTACTCCTCAATACAA TACCACTGGAGGGTCTGAAAAGTCAAGACCAGTTTGATGAAATGAGACAGCACTACATCAGAGAGCTCACCAAAGCCATACAGTTGAAGGAGAAGGGAATTATTGAGAGCTCACAACGCTTTTACCACCTGACCAAACTGATGGACTCCATGCACGAA ATTGTGAAGAAACTGCATCTCTTCTGCCTCAATACCTTTGTCCAGTCCCAGTCTCTCAGTGTGGGGTTTCCTGAGATGATGTCCGAAGTGATTGCAGCTCAGCTCCCAAAGATCCTGGCTGGGATGGTGAAACATTTACTCTTTCACAAAAAGTGA